The Saccharomyces paradoxus chromosome XV, complete sequence DNA window acttattttttgtaatttttttttttctaccCCATAGAATTCGTCTTATAAGTCTATACCCCCAAAACTATTTATCATTTCAATATTATCTGTCGCTATTTTATTAActctttttcattagaACTAACTAAAATGCATGGCTTTATTATACATTTGAGGAAAATTACCCTAATTTGACTAGCTCGATTCggatgaatttgaaaaatcaaatttaatCATGACCGATTTAGCCATCCAGAAAGATGGAAAACAAACATATTCGTAGAGTTCATCTTCGTACATagaaattttctcttcgACTTGATGATAATCAAAAATCCATTAAGGATGGTTGGCAAAACTTATCGTCACGCTGTTACTGCGCTAAACTCTTTGCAATCAAATTATGCCAACATCATGGCTATACGTCAAACAGGTGATCGTAAAAACACTATGGCATTATTGGAAATGCACGAATGGTCTAGAAGAATTGGTTACTCTGCATCGGACTTCAATAAATTAAATATTGTTCATATTACTGGAACAAAAGGTAAGGGTTCTACCGCCGCATTTACCTCATCCATTTTAAGACAATATAAAGAACAATTACCACGTATCGGGCTGTATACATCCCCACACCTGAAGTCAGTAAGAGAAAGAATAAGAATCAATGGGAAACCGATTTCGGAGGAAAAATTCGCAAAATACTTCTTCGAAGTTTGGGACCGTCTAGATAAAACAACCTCTTCTTTAGATAAATTCCCCCATATGATCCCAGGAAGTAAGCCTGGCTATTTCAAGTTCCTCACATTGCTTTCATTTCACACTTTCATACAAGAGGACTGTAAAAGTTGTATCTATGAAGTCGGCGTCGGAGGTGAATTAGACAGCACTAACATAATCGAAAAACCAATTGTCTGCGGTGTTACGCTATTAGGAATAGACCATACCTTCATGCTAGGTGACACTATTGAGGAAATTGCTTGGAATAAAGGAGGAATTTTTAAGCCTGGAGCACCAGCATTTACTGTCGAGAAACAACCTCCTGAAGGGTTAACAGtattgaaagaaagagCTAAGGAACGCAGAACGACGTTGACAGAAGTGTCCCCATTTAAACAGTTGCAAAACGTCAAGCTTGGAATTGCTGGGgagtttcaaaaaagtaatGCCTCTCTTGCCGTTATACTGGCTTCTGAAATCTTGCATACTTCCAATATATTGAACGAGAAGATCAGATGCAACTCGAATGCATTGATTCCAGAGAAATTCATAATCGGTCTACAAAATACTAAGTGGGAAGGCAGATGTCAAGTCCTtgaaagaggaaaagacGCTTGGTATATTGATGGTGCGCACACCAAAGATAGTATGGTAGCAGCATCAACATGGTTCAGAAACACGGCCCGTTTGtcgaagagaaaaaagattttactTTTCAATCAACAAAGTAGAGATGCCAACGCTCTTGTAAATAACTTGTATTCATCTGTTTCTCCAGAGATTACTTTCGATGATGTGATATTTACCACTAATGTCACTTGGAAATCAGGCTCATACAGTGCAGATCTCGTTTCTATGAACACTTCTCAAGAAGAtgtggaaaaattgaaagttCAGGAGTCATTGGCCAAGAATTGGAGCAAAATAGACGGTAATCGTGCCCAAACGCATGTAACGGCTAATATAGAGGAAGCAAATGAATTAATTGAAACACTATACGATGAACCTGTTGATATATTTGTAACCGGTTCATTACATCTTGTTGGTGGATTATTGGTCGTTTTTGATAGAATAGATGTAAAGTAATTTAGACTTTAAAAAGCATACATAATGgaattttatttttcattcattatTTGTTAAAGAGACTAGTTTAGTTATTTAGTTTTAAAATTCATAATTACAAGTCAATACAAGGCTGGTCTGTAATATCTTTCCCGTACCATATTGTCCATGTTTTAAagtatttattatttagaTATGAGCCCTTTTGTTCGTATTCTTCCATGGCTCTCATAGCACTGGAAATATCGTAAAAGAATATAGAAATGCATAGTTTTCTTGATACAATAGGTGTGATTTCTAAAACCTCcccaaaattttgaaaatctttttctAATTCCCGAATATCGATGTTTTCCAGAGTTTGCCCTTTGTCCAGATTCGATTTGTTAAGTGTTGTTTTTGTCGAGCTTTTTTTCACTATAAGACACCTTGATATGAGCTTTTCCCCCTCTACGATTCTGTTTACAGATTGTTCTTTCATAACATTTTCATATGTACTCTCTAGGAATATCCATTCTGGCTTTAGTTGAACTCCATTAactttaaaaatatttgtttttgCGTATCTCATAAATGACTGGGCCCCGTCGTAGtttaagaagaaaaggtcAACCTTATGCAAAGAACGTTCTGGAGTATCGTATCTATAAACAACAATCCTTTCCAATGAACCTCCACGCACTTGGGACAGTACACTAGAAATCCCTGTGCCGCGCGGTATATCgtttattgaaattgatCTTGTTTTGAGAAAACCGGGATTCTGACAACCTGCTATTTTCTTATCAGCAACCCCTGTTTCTTCTGGATATATTTTTCCCTTAACAACTAAATCCTGATTAATGTATTCGCCATTCtcataaaatttattgacGGGTGCTTCTGTTTCCTTATTACTGTCACCGTctatggaaaaaaaacaacctTGTGAATGGTGCTGTCTTTTCCAAAGCTGTTGAACATTTCtatcctctttttttggacGCCTCTTGTTCACATTTGCCCTAACGGGTGTATAGGAATCGGTACCACATGAACCTGCCTCGCCACCAAACAGATAAGCTTTGGCAAATCGTCTAAAACCTATGAGCTCATTCCCATTCGAACCAGACGagtcattgaaaaatgaaaaaaaagatgatcTTCTCGATATTAAAGCTTTCTTTCTCAGACCTTCCGAGTCTTTATGCTTTGTGTAAACGTCTGTGTTCGAGTAGTAATTCTTGTGCATTTAACCGAATAATACgctttatattttatttttgtttttatctTCGTTGATTCCCGACCTAGTATGCgagaatatttttgttttttgtttataaaATATTGATAGCTATTGGACGAtagttttttccttcctaGATTCTTctatttgaagaatatggTCACTTCCTTTGATAGGATATATCTAAAAAGTGTTGTTTCTATTTAAAAAGGCTTTATCTTTGTGTGCCATGCGCGAATACATATTTACCGACGCCTCAAATGACACGACACGGAAACAACAATAGCGTATGGAGAAAGAGCTTCCAACagaaaagtaaataatATACATGAAATACTGCAGCCCGTATAACCCTAGATATTTTCCTTAACATCGCACATATCACCGCGGCGAGAAGTCTCGAGCTTCATGAGTTCACGTAGGGCCATGGTGGCATAGGCGGAGGTTCCTAATTGAAATTTCAACACCACCGCAGTCTTCTCACCACCTTTATCTGGCATATATCTGTCCAACTTGGCTTTCATATACTTCTGACCACTTTCTTTTGCTCTGGAGTTATTTAAGATGTCCAAATCAGTGTTTACTAATTGTTGGGAAGGATCCTCATAATGAATTATTCTATATTCTAAGCTCTTTGGCTTTTGAATAACAGTTCTATAGGAACCTgctaatgaaaaatcacgaacttttcttctcataTCAAACGGGTCCATATTATCTGCTTTCAACATATCCACATACAGTTGCTTCAGTTCTTCATTGGAAGGATAAAGCACATCAAAACCTGGTGATGGTAACACGACATCTTCCATGGTATACTTACCTGAGTCAATATCCTCTTGAGTCACTGCTTTTGCACGAATGAACTGAGCTTCACGgacatcttcatcaaagtCTTCATCGTCAATCCCAGCAATTGGTACGGacttttcattatcaataACTAAGTCACCAACAACTAACTTCAAACCATGTAGTTCTATCCGCTTACTGGCAATAGAATTCCAGACGTAACTTTGGTAGGCATGCACATACATAGTTCTTAAGTTTCTAGGGATTTTCATGATGGCAGTATAATAGGCGTTTTCAGAATAAGTtccatcttcttctttccgTTGATTAGATAAAGAGTATAGCAAAGCATTTTCTGCAAGACACTGTCTTGGCATCTGTTTCAATGCTAAAGCCGCGTCCTTAGTTTCTGCCCAAATCTTTCTAGCTTCCTTAGATTTTGGGAGCACGTTCTCCTGGTCAGATAAAATTAGTTCAACAGCTTTCTTCCagtttgaaagaagtaaTTCTCTACCAATTGTGTGTGTAGAAATACTGAATGTACCGAATCTCTGCATACCAAAATAATTGATAAACCCATTTTCTGATAACGATTTACAACCATTGGACACAATTTCTTCCACTAAAACCTCACTATTACTGGCGGTAACATCCctaataacaacaacaaattcATTTCCCTTTAAGTCACCCAGATTCAAACTTGTATCTGAAAAATTGTAATTTCCGATAACCATTCCTTTTAAGGTTCTATTTAAAGCGTTTAGTCTATCCAAACCAATCTTTGAAATCGAAACCCTTTGACACGTTACTGCCCGACGATCCTTAGTGCCTGCATATCTAATCACACGGCTTGGAATTCTTAATAACTTCGTTATAACATTAACAGCTTCCATAGTAtccttattttctttatgcAGAGTAAAGTGGATAAAATCTTTACTGGGTCCATATCCCCAGTTTTCCACACCATTGGCATCCCTGGTTTGattaatcttttcttgtttattggtccttgaatttttgtttGACCTCGCAATCTTAAAAGTGTTAGTATCAGTAGTCACAGATTCTAATTCATTATTAAAAGCTTGACGCAATAGTTGGTGAATTTTAGTTCTAACGGatttatcttcaaaattctttgcCGTTTCCATCTTATTGGCCATACGGAAAACGGATTCTATTTTGGATACGTCTTCTTCGCCAAATATCTCCACCAGTTCTCTTCTCAACTCAGGTTCAACGTTGAATTCCTGTCTTCTAGCTGCCTCTGATTCCTTTTCTGCATTGACCTCTTCTTTGGAGCGTTGTGGTTTCTTTGGCATTTTAAATCCTCTATCAGTTAAATGAATGACATTGCCTTCTTGATCTATTTCGTTGACCAAAAAGTCAGTATACCGCTGCTTAATTTGGCCTCTGAATCCTGGCAATCCTGGAGATAAGAACAAAGTAATGCCGACATCTGCTTCATGGATACCACAATCTATCTGAGTGCGTTGGTCAactttcaacttctttgcAGCATTTTCCGAGGATTCTACGTGAGCATCAAGGGGTCTCTTTACAGTAAGATCTGCGGAGTCAGACATGGTATGCGGCAGAGattacttttcttttcggGAAAGAACAAAGTGATTATAACTAACCGATGAGCTGTGTATACTACTCTTTAATTATAATTATAAAGGcggaaaatttttcaaaatactACCCGCCCGTCGAAAAGATAAAACAATGTCCGACAGAACAAAGGCAAAGCAAATATTGTTAAAAGCTGTGTATTTTGATGCTAATTGTAGGAGGGTAGAAAAGGGCTTCACTCTTCTTTAAACGTCGCCTGTACCACCGTTTACGGAAATTctgcaaagaaaaatcatcGATGTCCCATGAcggagaagaagaacctGGTATTGCCAAAAAGATAAATTCGgtagatgatattattatcaaatgTCAATGCTgggttgaaaaaaatgatgaagaacgCTTAGCTGAAATCTTATCCATAAACACAAGAAAAGCACCACCAAGATTCTATGTCCACTACGTTAATTACAATAAGCGTTTGGATGAGTGGATTACCACTGACAGAATAAACCTGGATAAAGAAGTACTATATCCTAAACTAAGGGCaactgatgatgaagataataagaaacaaaagaaaaagaagtcAACAACAGCTAGTGCTACACCTCAGGAGTCTCTGAAAGACGGAATAGATGGTATCTCAAGGGAAAATACGGATGTTATGGATTTAGATAATCTTAATGTACAGGGCATAAAAGATGAGAACATATCACATGAGGATGAGATTAAAAAGCTTAGAACCTCCGGTTCTATGACACAAAATCCACATGAAGTGGCGCGAGTCAGAAATCTCAACCGAATTATCATGGGGAAATATGAAATAGAGCCATGGTATTTCTCCCCATACCCTATTGAATTGACTGATGAggattttatttatattgaCGATTTCACACTGCAATATTTTGGGTCTGAAAAACAATACGAGCGTTACAGGAAGAAATGTACATTAAGGCATCCACCAGGAAATGAAATCTATCGAGACGATTATGtctcattttttgaaatcgATGGTAGAAAGCAAAGGACCTGGTGTCGTAACTTGTGTTTACTTTCCAAACTCTTTTTAGATCATAAAACATTGTACTATGACGTTGatccatttttgttttattgcATGACAAGGCGAGATGAGTTGGGTCATCATCTGGTAGGATATTTCtccaaagaaaaggaatccGCGGATGGTTACAACGTCGCATGTATCTTAACACTACCACAGTACCAAAGGATGGGATATGGTAAGTTATtaattgaattttcttaTGAACTGtcgaaaaaggaaaacaaagtTGGTTCTCCTGAGAAACCTTTATCTGATTTAGGTCTCTTATCCTACAGAGCCTACTGGTCGGACACCCTCATAACGCTATTAGTGGAGCACCAGAAGGAAATTACCATCGACGAAATAAGCTCTATGACTTCGATGACCACTACAGATATATTACATACGGCAAAGACACTGAATATTCTACGATATTACAAGGGTCAacatattatttttctgaaTGAGGATATTCTAGATAGATATAACCGACTGAAGgccaaaaagagaagaacCATCGACCCCAATAGGCTCATCTGGAAACCACCAGTATTTACTGCCTCTCAGTTACGCTTTGCCTGGTAAGTTGTTTAACGTTGTTTTTAATTGACCTTGCATTCGAAACAATTTCCTATGTAAACGAtttaaataaatgaaatttacgtaaaaaaattattaatattcCACGAAAACTCCAATATTCCTATACACTACCGCTCTCACTCAAGATATACAGCCTACACACCAAAAACATCCTTATTTATTCTAAAATGGTTTCTGTTTCGCAATGAATATCTCATTACCCAACTATCTTCAATTCTGCATCAGGTACCCcatatttttctctatttTCATAATATAGTCTTTTCAACTCTGCAATATATAAATCATGGAAATGATTGACTACATCATCAGGTGGATTAGTTATTCGCTTTTCAACGTATATAGGCCttccaacaacaacattAATAGGTGCTCTAAACGGCAACAAACCGAAATCGTAATTAAATAAACCCCTTGCGTAGAAAATGGGAATGGTAAAACcaaagttttctttgaacCATAGCTGCATTTTACCCAAAGTagaatctttttttgtgcTTAGAACGTTATAACAGTCAACTTCTCCGAATGCAAACACGGGCACTAGATTAATATTCCCCGTTTGAATGGCTAGTTTAATAAAAccctttcttttgtttaaaATCAGTTGTGTACCATTTGTTGAACTTAATAAAGATTCTCTAGCGCCGCCAACAACAATGCAGATCGATTGATTTTTGCTTAGGGTTCTTAAAGCGTTTTTCCTCGACACTGAAGAGATACCTAACGCCAGTAAGTAGTCTCTATATAGCGGGATATGAAATTGAGTGACTAATGTCATCAGGGAAATAGGTATTCCAGGGAAAATTCTCGAATAGTTACAACCTTCTGTTCCAAAGGCTCCAAATGCGCCAAGTGCCCCTATACCGTGCGGATGATAACCGAATAAGTATGTTGGCCCTGTACATTCCTGGTCGCGGTAATCAACAGTAGAATTGCTTTTAAGATTGATAGAGTATTTAGTTGGCCACAATCTAACCTTGTAAATTTTCTCGTTAATTgtcttattttttgaaagcgTAAAAGTTGGTTGTAAGTCGTCGGTCTTAATCAAGCTTATAGGGAAATAATCACAATACCACCTCCAAATAGGCAACGAGCGAAATCGAAGAGAATACCGATTTACTACGTCACCAGTCGCAGGAGACCtatcgaaaaaaaagtagatCATATACGGAATAACAACAACCCATAGTGCTGGTGTCGACATTGCAAATAACGCAAATATGGAGAAGAGTACAAATGAAGAGGTGTGCCATGCTACAGCCAGAGTTTGCAGccttctttcaaaaggaGTCGCCAATGGGCAGCATGATTCTAGTTGTGGTTTGAAAGTCTGATCTCTTTTATCGATGTTTGACAGGGGCTTATTCTCATGCCTTTCGGCAATACCGGCTGTAGGGCTTCCTTCTCCActcttccttcttcttatACCATTGACTGTTTCCGACATTTATACAGTAGTTCAAGTTGTATGCTTCTGCGTTCCTCTATGTATGTGTATGTGGATGCGTATATGGAAATGAGATATTAGTAAAACCTCCTTAATGGAAC harbors:
- the PUS7 gene encoding pseudouridine synthase PUS7 (Pseudouridine synthase~similar to YOR243C) produces the protein MSDSADLTVKRPLDAHVESSENAAKKLKVDQRTQIDCGIHEADVGITLFLSPGLPGFRGQIKQRYTDFLVNEIDQEGNVIHLTDRGFKMPKKPQRSKEEVNAEKESEAARRQEFNVEPELRRELVEIFGEEDVSKIESVFRMANKMETAKNFEDKSVRTKIHQLLRQAFNNELESVTTDTNTFKIARSNKNSRTNKQEKINQTRDANGVENWGYGPSKDFIHFTLHKENKDTMEAVNVITKLLRIPSRVIRYAGTKDRRAVTCQRVSISKIGLDRLNALNRTLKGMVIGNYNFSDTSLNLGDLKGNEFVVVIRDVTASNSEVLVEEIVSNGCKSLSENGFINYFGMQRFGTFSISTHTIGRELLLSNWKKAVELILSDQENVLPKSKEARKIWAETKDAALALKQMPRQCLAENALLYSLSNQRKEEDGTYSENAYYTAIMKIPRNLRTMYVHAYQSYVWNSIASKRIELHGLKLVVGDLVIDNEKSVPIAGIDDEDFDEDVREAQFIRAKAVTQEDIDSGKYTMEDVVLPSPGFDVLYPSNEELKQLYVDMLKADNMDPFDMRRKVRDFSLAGSYRTVIQKPKSLEYRIIHYEDPSQQLVNTDLDILNNSRAKESGQKYMKAKLDRYMPDKGGEKTAVVLKFQLGTSAYATMALRELMKLETSRRGDMCDVKENI
- the MET7 gene encoding tetrahydrofolate synthase (Folylpolyglutamate synthetase~similar to YOR241W) encodes the protein MVGKTYRHAVTALNSLQSNYANIMAIRQTGDRKNTMALLEMHEWSRRIGYSASDFNKLNIVHITGTKGKGSTAAFTSSILRQYKEQLPRIGLYTSPHLKSVRERIRINGKPISEEKFAKYFFEVWDRLDKTTSSLDKFPHMIPGSKPGYFKFLTLLSFHTFIQEDCKSCIYEVGVGGELDSTNIIEKPIVCGVTLLGIDHTFMLGDTIEEIAWNKGGIFKPGAPAFTVEKQPPEGLTVLKERAKERRTTLTEVSPFKQLQNVKLGIAGEFQKSNASLAVILASEILHTSNILNEKIRCNSNALIPEKFIIGLQNTKWEGRCQVLERGKDAWYIDGAHTKDSMVAASTWFRNTARLSKRKKILLFNQQSRDANALVNNLYSSVSPEITFDDVIFTTNVTWKSGSYSADLVSMNTSQEDVEKLKVQESLAKNWSKIDGNRAQTHVTANIEEANELIETLYDEPVDIFVTGSLHLVGGLLVVFDRIDVK
- the ESA1 gene encoding NuA4 histone acetyltransferase complex catalytic subunit ESA1 (Catalytic subunit of the histone acetyltransferase complex (NuA4)~similar to YOR244W); the protein is MSHDGEEEPGIAKKINSVDDIIIKCQCWVEKNDEERLAEILSINTRKAPPRFYVHYVNYNKRLDEWITTDRINLDKEVLYPKLRATDDEDNKKQKKKKSTTASATPQESLKDGIDGISRENTDVMDLDNLNVQGIKDENISHEDEIKKLRTSGSMTQNPHEVARVRNLNRIIMGKYEIEPWYFSPYPIELTDEDFIYIDDFTLQYFGSEKQYERYRKKCTLRHPPGNEIYRDDYVSFFEIDGRKQRTWCRNLCLLSKLFLDHKTLYYDVDPFLFYCMTRRDELGHHLVGYFSKEKESADGYNVACILTLPQYQRMGYGKLLIEFSYELSKKENKVGSPEKPLSDLGLLSYRAYWSDTLITLLVEHQKEITIDEISSMTSMTTTDILHTAKTLNILRYYKGQHIIFLNEDILDRYNRLKAKKRRTIDPNRLIWKPPVFTASQLRFAW
- the DGA1 gene encoding diacylglycerol O-acyltransferase (Diacylglycerol acyltransferase~similar to YOR245C) translates to MSETVNGIRRRKSGEGSPTAGIAERHENKPLSNIDKRDQTFKPQLESCCPLATPFERRLQTLAVAWHTSSFVLFSIFALFAMSTPALWVVVIPYMIYFFFDRSPATGDVVNRYSLRFRSLPIWRWYCDYFPISLIKTDDLQPTFTLSKNKTINEKIYKVRLWPTKYSINLKSNSTVDYRDQECTGPTYLFGYHPHGIGALGAFGAFGTEGCNYSRIFPGIPISLMTLVTQFHIPLYRDYLLALGISSVSRKNALRTLSKNQSICIVVGGARESLLSSTNGTQLILNKRKGFIKLAIQTGNINLVPVFAFGEVDCYNVLSTKKDSTLGKMQLWFKENFGFTIPIFYARGLFNYDFGLLPFRAPINVVVGRPIYVEKRITNPPDDVVNHFHDLYIAELKRLYYENREKYGVPDAELKIVG
- the SSP2 gene encoding Ssp2p (Sporulation specific protein that localizes to the spore wall~similar to YOR242C) produces the protein MHKNYYSNTDVYTKHKDSEGLRKKALISRRSSFFSFFNDSSGSNGNELIGFRRFAKAYLFGGEAGSCGTDSYTPVRANVNKRRPKKEDRNVQQLWKRQHHSQGCFFSIDGDSNKETEAPVNKFYENGEYINQDLVVKGKIYPEETGVADKKIAGCQNPGFLKTRSISINDIPRGTGISSVLSQVRGGSLERIVVYRYDTPERSLHKVDLFFLNYDGAQSFMRYAKTNIFKVNGVQLKPEWIFLESTYENVMKEQSVNRIVEGEKLISRCLIVKKSSTKTTLNKSNLDKGQTLENIDIRELEKDFQNFGEVLEITPIVSRKLCISIFFYDISSAMRAMEEYEQKGSYLNNKYFKTWTIWYGKDITDQPCIDL